A region of the Callithrix jacchus isolate 240 chromosome 10, calJac240_pri, whole genome shotgun sequence genome:
GAACTGGTGCAGAAGTTTAATGGGGCAGGTGCTGGCGTCAGGTGAGGAGGGCTGTCACCGtggcaggaggctgagcaggaagcTGGGCAAAAGGACAGCTGCCAGGCAGTGGGGCTCCAGGAAAGCCAGCTGGGCCCCTGAGGTCAGCCGGTCACCGAAGTGGTCCAGCAGCATCAGGACCACGCCATTGGTCCAGCCAAAGCCCTCCTGGGAAAGGCAGGGCAGTGGGGTCAAGTCTCTGGGGAAGCCCCAAACCcttggtgggggctgtgggcacTCTCCCCAGGGACACTGGCCCTGCCTAGCCCCAGAGGCACCAGGGAGCCCCAGTCAGCTCCTCCCCTGGCCCACATGCAGGTGAGCACACTGGGGCGTGGGGCCAGGGGCGTGGGcagcagagcccaggagttccctGTAGGGCGTTGGCCAGTCCTTCCCAGGCCTGCTCACCTGAACTTCAtactcccctcccccaccgggCTGTTCACCGTTGCTGATGTCATACTGGGGACAAGAGAGTGTTCTGTAGGTCAGGCACTGTCcccaccaccccagccccaggGTCAATAAACCAGAGCCCCTGGGAGAGGCTGCCCTGCCTGCCCAGCAGCCCCTGCAGTGCCCGGGAGTGGCCACTGGGCGCCGCCACCATCCCAGCTGCGCAGGCCCTGGGCCCTGCCAAGcctgaccctcccacctcaccaCGGGGACCTCTTGGGGGGCGCAGGGAAGGCTTGCACCAGCTCATCTTCTCATACATGGCTGACTTTTGCGAGTAGACATCAAAGTTGGTTCGGATCCAGTTCTGGGACATATTGATAGATAAGGATCCGGCTGTCCTAGAAGGTTCCAGACATTCCCATGACTGTGGGTGGGGCTGGATTGGGAGCAGGACCCTGGGCCCCGCAGGAAGCCAGATGTCCCCTTCCTGGCCCTTCTCACAGCTGCCCCCCGGTGACTCCGGCGGGACCCGCAGGCTGGGACAAGAGGCACAACTACAAGCGGCCTCCCCTGCAGGTCCTGCTCAGGGTCAGGAGGGGGCGGTGCTGCCTGTAGTGGGTCAGAGCCACCTGCTGTGCCCTCACCTCCAGGTATTTCAGAGCCTTGTCCGCCACGCCAGGGTCAGGGAAACACCCGGCCCAGAGTGGAGTGAGGTTGGATGGGTAAAACTCCCCgttcttcttcttgttctcaaGGTCGTAGTCGAACCAGGCACCGGCCTCCTCATCCCACAGGACTGTGTTCAGGGCGGCGAAGCCTTGCGCCCGCAGGGTTCTATTCATGGCCTGGGATTTGCTCCCCGGGGCAGCACTGCTTTTGGGTCCTACCCGAGCCCTCTAGAAAGAACTTCGGAGGTGAGAAGGGCAGCATCTACTTCTCACGCCTCACTTCAGGTTCCCCAGCCCTCCCAGGAAACCCCAGCCTGTCCTGCCTCAGGGCTGCGCAGCACTGCTGGGCTCTCTGCTTCCCTGAGCTCCTGGGGCAGGCCTCCCTCTCGGGAGGAATCAGTGCTACTGCTTCGAGGGCTGGGCTCTGTGCTCAGCGCCGTCCTGGGCTACTTTACTTATCCACATCCCCTCACCTGGGGAaagggtttgggtttttttttttagacaggctttcaccatgttggtcaggctggtcttaaactcccgacctcaggtgatccgcccgcctcggcctcccagaatgctgggattacaggcgt
Encoded here:
- the LOC118145629 gene encoding trehalase-like; this encodes MNRTLRAQGFAALNTVLWDEEAGAWFDYDLENKKKNGEFYPSNLTPLWAGCFPDPGVADKALKYLEDSRILIYQYVPELDPNQL